Proteins found in one Amphiura filiformis chromosome 14, Afil_fr2py, whole genome shotgun sequence genomic segment:
- the LOC140169259 gene encoding LOW QUALITY PROTEIN: uncharacterized protein (The sequence of the model RefSeq protein was modified relative to this genomic sequence to represent the inferred CDS: substituted 1 base at 1 genomic stop codon), with protein sequence MSDKNRHEKIHREKPHKCSYCNKSFCRMGSKKQHDMIHRGEKPYTCSYCYKSFSRLDSKNRHEKIHKGEKPYKCSYCNKSFSQMGNKDRHEKIHRGEKPYKCSYCNKSFGQMGNKNQHEKIHRGETPYKCSYCNKSFSQMGNKNEHEKIHRGKKPHKCSYCNKSFSHMSNKNQHEKLHRGETPYKCSYCNKSFSQMGNKNQHEKIHRGEKPHKCSYCNKSFSRMGDKNRHEKIHRGEKPYKCSCKKSFSHMGNKNRHEMIHRREKPHKCSYCNKLFSRMGNKNQHEKIHQMGSKKRHEKIHRQEKPYKCSYCNKSFSEMGNKNQHEKIHRGEKPHKCSYCNKSFSEMGNKNQHEKIHRGEKPYKCSYCNKSFSEMGNKNQHEKIHRGEKPYKCSYCNKSFSRMGDKNRHEKLHRGEKPYKCSYCNKSFSQMGNKNRHEKIHRGEKPYKCSYCNKSFSQTGHKNEHEMIHRGEKPHKCSYCNKSFIRMGSKNQHEKIHRREKPHTCSYCNKSFSHMSSKTRHEKIHRGEKPYKCSYCNKSFSQMGHKNQHEKIHRGKKPHKCSYCNKFFNKMGNMNQHEKLHRGEKPYKCSYCNKSFSHNYEQQEYIMSNQKPKRQSDLRTTVTCAKEDIPSDDKAQMKATMSTKNQHEKIHRAAKLYTCSYCNKSVRGMGDKNQHEMIHRGEKPYKCSYCNKSFSQMGNKNRHEKIHRGEKPYKCSYCNKFFSQMGSKNQHEKIHRGEKNYKCSYCNKSFSDMSNKNQHEKIHRGEKPYKCSYCNKSFSHICSKKQHEKLHRGEKPYKCSFCNKSFSRMGNKNQHEKLHTGEKPYKCSYCNKSFSQMSSKNQHEMIHRGEKPYKCSYCNKSFSKIGIKNQHEKIHRGEKPYKCSYCNKSFSQMGNKNXHEKIHRGEKPYKCSYCNKSFSSMSSKNKHEKIHRGEKTYKCIATVTSPSVV encoded by the exons ATGAGtgacaagaatcgacatgaaaagatacatagagaaaaacctcataaatgtagctactgtaacaagtccTTCTGTCGAATGGGCAGCAAGAAACAACATGACATGATACATAGAGGAGAAAAACCTTATACATGTAGCTACTGTTACAAGTCCTTCAGTCGATTGGACagcaagaatcgacatgaaaagatacataaaggagaaaaaccttataaatgtagctactgtaacaagtccTTCAGTCAAATGGGTAACAAGGATcgacatgaaaagatacatagaggagaaaaaccttataaatgtagctactgtaacaagtccTTCGGTCAAATGGGTAacaagaatcaacatgaaaagatacaCAGAGGAGAAacaccttataaatgtagctactgtaacaagtccTTCAGTCAAATGGGTAACaagaatgagcatgaaaagatACACAGAGGaaaaaaacctcataaatgtagctactgtaacaagtccTTCAGCCATATGAGCAacaagaatcaacatgaaaagttACATAGAGGAGAAacaccttataaatgtagctactgtaataaGTCCTTCAGTCAAATGGGCAacaagaatcaacatgaaaagatacatagaggagaaaaacctcataaatgtagctactgtaataaGTCATTCAGTAGAATGGGtgacaagaatcgacatgaaaagatacatagaggagaaaaaccttataaatgtagctgtAAAAAGTCCTTTAGTCAcatgggtaacaagaatcgacatgaaatgatacatagacgagaaaaacctcataaatgtagctactgtaataaGTTATTCAGTAGAATGGGTAacaagaatcaacatgaaaagataca TCAAATGGGCAGCAAAAAACGGCATGAAAAGATACACAGACAagaaaaaccttataaatgtagctactgtaacaagtccttcagtgaaatgggtaacaagaatcaacatgaaaagatacatagaggagaaaaaccacataaatgtagctactgtaacaagtccttcagtgaaatgggtaacaagaatcaacatgaaaagatacacagaggagaaaaaccttataaatgtagctactgtaacaagtccttcagtgaaatgggtaacaagaatcaacatgaaaagatacacagaggagaaaaaccttataaatgtagctactgtaataaGTCATTCAGTAGAATGGGtgacaagaatcgacatgaaaagttacatagaggagaaaaaccttataaatgtagttactgtaacaagtccttcagtcaaatgggtaacaagaatcgacatgaaaagatacacagaggagaaaaaccttataaatgtagttactgtaaCAAGTCTTTCAGTCAAACGGGACATAAGAATgaacatgaaatgatacatagaggagaaaaacctcataaatgtagctactgtaacaagtccTTCATTCGAATGGGCAgcaagaatcaacatgaaaagatacatagaCGAGAAAAACCTCATACATGCAGCTACTGTAATAAGTCCTTCAGTCATATGAGCAGCAAGACACGCCATGAAAAGATACATAGAGGagaaaaaccttataaatgtagctactgtaacaagtccTTCAGTCAAATGGGACataagaatcaacatgaaaagatacatagaggaaaaaaacctcataaatgtagctactgtaacaagttCTTCAATAAAATGGGTAACATGAATCAACATGAAAAGTTACATAGAGGagaaaaaccttataaatgtagctactgtaataaGTCCTTCAGTCATAATTATGAGCAACAAGAAT ATATAATGTCAAATCAAAAACCAAAACGGCAGTCAGATCTAAGGACAACTGTAACTTGTGCTAAGGAAGACATACCAAGCGATGACAAGGCTCAAATGAAAGCAACAATGAGCAccaagaatcaacatgaaaagatacatagaGCAGCAAAATTGTATacatgtagctactgtaacaagtcAGTCAGGGGAATGGGTGACAAGAAtcaacatgaaatgatacatagaggagaaaaaccatataaatgtagctactgtaacaagtccttcagtcaaatgggtaacaagaatcgacatgaaaagatacatagaggagaaaaaccttataaatgtagctactgtaacaagttCTTCAGTCAAATGGGAAgcaagaatcaacatgaaaagatacatagaggagaaaaaaattacaaatgtagctactgtaacaagtcTTTCAGTGACATGAGCAacaagaatcaacatgaaaagatacatagaggagaaaaaccttataaatgtagctactgtaacaagtccTTCAGTCACATTTGcagcaagaaacaacatgaaaagttacatagaggagaaaaaccttataaatgtagctttTGTAATAAGTCATTCAGTAGAATGGGTAacaagaatcaacatgaaaagttACATACAGGCgaaaaaccttataaatgtagctactgtaataaGTCATTCAGTCAAATGAGCAGTAAGAAtcaacatgaaatgatacatagaggagaaaaaccttataaatgtagctactgtaacaagtcATTCAGTAAAATAGGCAtcaagaatcaacatgaaaagatacatagaggagaaaaaccttataaatgtagctactgtaacaagtccTTCAGTCAAATGGGCAACAAGAATtaacatgaaaagatacatagaggagaaaaaccttataaatgtagctactgtaacaagtccTTCAGTAGTATGAGCAGCAAGAAtaaacatgaaaagatacatagaggagaaaaaacatataaatgtatagctactgtaacaagtccTTCAGTCGTATGA